A single window of Pectobacterium parmentieri DNA harbors:
- a CDS encoding helix-turn-helix transcriptional regulator, with product MLSIKPVNRFTLQQGKKKCIFIIDGSSEGFEEYHESIRTHFYNMASSFIIINNSPNHPPVCIDEKTVLISKSAHINSFYKLLDVVHHHDRRLFSPVRLSKSEYAVFQYWSAGYSAETIADLIGLNKKSVLNSKSRLLNKYGVQDKNSLLLIAKIIFKDSVIEEFDSLPKPATDINISHSLI from the coding sequence ATGCTCTCGATAAAACCGGTCAATAGGTTTACGCTGCAGCAAGGAAAGAAAAAGTGTATTTTCATCATTGACGGTAGTAGCGAAGGCTTTGAGGAATACCATGAGTCGATAAGAACCCACTTTTATAATATGGCGTCATCGTTCATTATCATCAATAATTCCCCCAATCACCCTCCCGTGTGCATTGACGAAAAAACGGTCCTTATTTCAAAATCGGCACACATTAATTCTTTTTATAAATTGCTCGACGTCGTCCACCACCACGATCGCCGTCTATTCAGCCCCGTCAGACTATCGAAATCTGAATATGCGGTATTTCAGTATTGGAGCGCGGGTTACTCAGCAGAAACGATTGCCGATCTTATCGGGCTAAATAAGAAATCAGTACTGAACAGCAAATCAAGATTACTGAATAAATATGGCGTTCAGGATAAAAACTCCCTACTGCTTATTGCTAAAATTATCTTCAAAGACAGCGTCATTGAAGAATTTGATTCCCTTCCCAAACCAGCAACCGATATCAATATAAGTCATTCGCTTATCTGA
- the tkt gene encoding transketolase: MSSRKELANAIRALSMDGVQKAKSGHPGAPMGMADIAEVLWRDYLNHNPANPNWANRDRFVLSNGHASMLIYSLLHLSGYDLPIEELKNFRQLHSKTPGHPEYGYTAGVETTTGPLGQGVANAVGMAIAERTLAAQFNRPGHEIVNHHTYTFLGDGCMMEGISHEVCSLAGTMKLGKLTAFYDDNGISIDGHVEGWFTDDTAARFEAYGWHVVRGVDGHDADAIKRAIGEAQLVTDKPSLLMCKTVIGFGSPNKAGTHDSHGAPLGDAEVAASREQLGWTHAPFDIPADIYAAWDAKPAGQRKEAAWDEAFAAYSSAYPELAAEFKRRTGGELPANWQTDAQKFIEDLQANPAKIASRKASQNALEAYGKLLPEFLGGSADLAPSNLTIWSGSVSLDKDHAGNYIHYGVREFGMTAIANGIALHGGFVPYTATFLMFVEYARNAVRMAALMKIRSIYVYTHDSIGLGEDGPTHQPVEQLASLRVTPNMSNWRPADQVETAVAWKYAIERQDGPTSLILSRQNLAQQTRTAEQLANVAKGGYVLKDSDGQPELILIATGSEVELAVGAYDKLTAAGRKVRVVSMPSTDAFDKQDAAYREAVLPKAVSARVAIEAGIADYWFKYVGLNGAIVGMTSFGESAPAELLFEEFGFTVDNVVEKAQALLK, encoded by the coding sequence ATGTCCTCTCGTAAAGAACTTGCCAATGCTATCCGTGCGCTGAGCATGGATGGGGTGCAGAAAGCCAAATCCGGTCACCCGGGCGCACCGATGGGCATGGCCGATATCGCCGAAGTCCTGTGGCGTGACTATCTTAACCATAATCCGGCCAACCCTAACTGGGCCAACCGTGACCGCTTCGTGCTGTCTAACGGCCACGCGTCCATGCTGATTTACAGCCTGCTGCACCTCTCTGGCTACGACCTGCCGATTGAAGAACTGAAAAACTTCCGTCAACTGCATTCTAAAACGCCAGGCCACCCTGAATACGGCTACACCGCTGGCGTTGAAACCACTACCGGTCCGTTGGGACAAGGCGTTGCCAACGCCGTCGGTATGGCGATTGCCGAGCGCACGCTGGCGGCGCAGTTCAACCGTCCGGGCCACGAGATTGTTAACCATCACACCTACACCTTCCTCGGTGACGGCTGCATGATGGAAGGGATTTCCCACGAAGTCTGTTCGCTGGCGGGCACCATGAAGCTCGGCAAACTGACCGCGTTTTATGATGACAACGGCATCTCCATCGACGGCCACGTAGAAGGCTGGTTTACCGACGATACCGCTGCCCGCTTTGAAGCCTACGGCTGGCACGTGGTACGTGGCGTCGACGGTCACGATGCGGACGCTATCAAGCGTGCCATCGGCGAAGCCCAGCTTGTCACCGACAAGCCGTCGCTGCTGATGTGCAAAACCGTGATTGGCTTCGGTTCACCGAACAAGGCCGGAACGCACGACTCGCATGGCGCACCGCTGGGTGACGCAGAAGTTGCGGCTTCCCGCGAACAGTTGGGCTGGACGCACGCGCCGTTTGATATTCCGGCTGATATTTATGCGGCCTGGGATGCAAAACCGGCCGGTCAGCGTAAGGAAGCGGCCTGGGACGAGGCGTTTGCCGCCTATTCCAGCGCGTATCCGGAACTGGCTGCCGAGTTCAAACGCCGTACCGGCGGTGAGCTGCCCGCCAACTGGCAAACTGATGCACAGAAATTTATCGAAGACTTGCAGGCCAATCCGGCGAAAATCGCCAGCCGCAAAGCGTCACAGAATGCACTGGAAGCCTACGGCAAACTGCTGCCGGAATTCCTGGGCGGCTCTGCCGATCTGGCTCCGAGCAACCTGACCATCTGGTCCGGCTCGGTCTCGCTGGATAAAGACCACGCGGGTAATTATATCCACTACGGCGTGCGTGAATTCGGCATGACGGCGATCGCCAACGGGATTGCGCTGCACGGCGGCTTTGTGCCGTACACCGCGACCTTCCTGATGTTTGTCGAATACGCGCGTAATGCGGTGCGTATGGCTGCGCTGATGAAAATCCGCAGCATCTACGTCTACACCCATGACTCTATCGGTCTGGGCGAAGACGGCCCGACCCACCAGCCGGTTGAACAACTGGCCAGCCTGCGCGTGACGCCAAATATGAGCAACTGGCGTCCGGCGGATCAGGTGGAGACGGCGGTGGCGTGGAAATACGCGATCGAGCGTCAGGACGGCCCAACGTCACTGATCCTGTCGCGTCAGAATCTGGCACAGCAGACGCGTACCGCTGAACAGTTGGCGAACGTGGCGAAAGGTGGTTACGTGCTGAAAGACAGCGACGGCCAGCCGGAGCTGATCCTGATTGCCACCGGTTCTGAAGTGGAACTGGCTGTGGGTGCGTATGACAAACTGACTGCCGCAGGCCGCAAGGTGCGCGTGGTATCAATGCCGTCAACGGATGCGTTCGACAAGCAGGACGCAGCCTACCGTGAAGCGGTGCTGCCGAAAGCAGTTTCGGCACGTGTGGCGATTGAAGCCGGTATTGCGGACTACTGGTTCAAGTACGTCGGCCTGAACGGCGCGATTGTTGGCATGACGAGCTTCGGTGAATCGGCTCCGGCTGAGTTGCTGTTCGAGGAATTCGGTTTCACCGTCGATAACGTGGTCGAAAAAGCGCAGGCGCTGCTGAAGTAA
- the speA gene encoding biosynthetic arginine decarboxylase, giving the protein MSDDMIHHGSSATGKHENLRSMQEVAMNDRNASEMLRTYNIAWWGNNYYDVNELGHISVCPDPDVPEARVDLARLVKDMQRDNHQRLPALFCFPQILQHRLRSINAAFKQARESFGYEGGYFLVYPIKVNQHRRVIESLANSGEPLGLEAGSKAELMAVLGHAGMTRTVIVCNGYKDREYIRLALIGEKLGHKVYLVIEKMSEIRMVLEEAERLNVVPRLGVRARLASQGSGKWQSSGGEKSKFGLAAVQVLQLVEMLREAGKLDSLQLLHFHLGSQLANIRDIATGVRESARFYVELHKLGVNIQCFDVGGGLGVDYEGTRSQSDCSVNYGLNEYANNVIWGIGDACNEHGLPHPTVITESGRAVTAHHTVLVSNIIGVERNEFSEPTEPEEDAPRALESLWSTWKEIKQPGKRRSLREWLHDSQMDLHDVHTQYTHGMLDLTQRAKAEQLYLSICQLIQEQLDPSNRAHRPVIDELQERMADKLYVNFSLFQSMPDAWGIDQLFPVLPLEGLDKPPERRAVLLDITCDSDGTIDHYVDGDGIATTMPMPPYDPENPPLLGFFMVGAYQEILGNMHNLFGDTSTVDVFVFQDGTVEIEESDEGNTVADMLEYVQLDPKVLMTRFRDQVKETDLDAELQAQFMEEFETGLYGYTYLEDE; this is encoded by the coding sequence ATGTCTGACGACATGATTCATCACGGCTCGTCAGCGACGGGTAAACATGAAAATTTGCGCTCTATGCAGGAGGTTGCCATGAATGACCGTAATGCCAGCGAAATGCTTCGTACCTACAATATTGCCTGGTGGGGCAATAATTATTATGACGTCAATGAACTTGGCCACATTAGCGTGTGTCCAGACCCCGACGTCCCAGAAGCCCGTGTCGATCTGGCCAGATTGGTCAAAGATATGCAGAGAGATAACCATCAGCGCCTGCCTGCGCTGTTCTGCTTTCCGCAAATTCTTCAGCATCGCCTGCGTTCGATTAACGCTGCGTTTAAACAGGCCCGCGAATCGTTTGGCTATGAAGGCGGCTATTTTCTGGTTTATCCGATTAAGGTTAACCAGCATCGTCGCGTCATTGAGTCATTGGCTAATTCTGGTGAGCCGCTGGGTCTGGAGGCGGGTTCAAAAGCTGAACTGATGGCGGTATTGGGCCACGCGGGTATGACCCGTACTGTCATTGTGTGTAACGGTTACAAAGACCGAGAATACATCCGCCTGGCACTGATCGGCGAAAAGCTGGGTCACAAGGTTTATTTGGTCATCGAGAAGATGTCCGAAATCCGGATGGTGCTGGAAGAGGCGGAGCGTTTGAATGTGGTGCCGCGCCTCGGCGTTCGCGCGCGTCTCGCCTCTCAGGGGTCGGGTAAATGGCAATCCAGCGGCGGCGAAAAATCCAAATTTGGTCTGGCGGCGGTTCAGGTGCTGCAACTGGTTGAGATGCTGCGTGAGGCTGGGAAGTTGGATAGCCTGCAACTGCTGCATTTCCATTTGGGATCGCAACTGGCGAATATCCGTGATATCGCGACGGGCGTGCGTGAATCTGCACGCTTCTATGTCGAGCTACACAAGCTGGGCGTGAATATCCAGTGCTTTGACGTTGGCGGCGGTTTGGGGGTGGACTATGAAGGAACCCGTTCCCAGTCTGACTGTTCAGTTAACTATGGTCTGAACGAGTACGCTAACAACGTGATTTGGGGTATCGGCGACGCCTGTAACGAGCACGGGTTACCGCATCCGACGGTTATCACCGAATCCGGTCGTGCGGTAACCGCACACCATACCGTGTTGGTTTCCAATATTATCGGTGTTGAACGTAACGAATTCAGCGAGCCTACCGAGCCGGAAGAAGATGCTCCGCGTGCGTTGGAAAGCCTGTGGTCAACCTGGAAAGAAATCAAGCAGCCGGGGAAACGCCGTTCGCTGCGTGAGTGGTTACATGATAGCCAGATGGACTTGCATGATGTGCACACCCAGTACACACACGGCATGTTGGACCTGACGCAGCGTGCAAAAGCAGAGCAGCTTTATCTGAGCATCTGTCAGTTGATTCAGGAACAACTGGATCCGAGCAATCGCGCGCATCGGCCAGTGATTGATGAATTACAGGAACGCATGGCTGACAAACTGTATGTCAACTTCTCGCTGTTCCAATCTATGCCGGATGCATGGGGTATCGATCAACTGTTCCCGGTACTGCCGCTGGAAGGATTGGATAAGCCGCCTGAGCGTCGTGCTGTCCTGCTGGATATTACCTGTGATTCCGATGGCACGATCGATCATTATGTCGATGGCGATGGGATCGCGACGACGATGCCAATGCCGCCTTACGATCCAGAAAATCCGCCGTTGCTGGGCTTCTTTATGGTTGGCGCCTATCAGGAAATTCTGGGGAACATGCATAACCTGTTCGGCGATACGTCGACCGTTGACGTATTTGTCTTCCAGGATGGCACCGTTGAGATTGAAGAGTCTGACGAAGGGAATACGGTTGCCGATATGCTGGAATATGTGCAGCTTGACCCCAAAGTATTGATGACCCGTTTCCGCGATCAGGTGAAAGAAACCGATCTTGATGCTGAACTTCAGGCGCAGTTCATGGAAGAGTTTGAGACTGGGCTGTATGGCTATACTTATTTAGAAGATGAATAA
- a CDS encoding M48 family metalloprotease codes for MAIRSSVLALCVATLLTGCQNLNTNTLMQSGAQAFQAATLSDAQVKTLSDQSCVQMDKEAKIAPADSKYTQRLNKIADALGHDINGTPANYKVYLTKDVNAWAMANGCIRVYSGLMDMMNDNEVEGVLGHEMGHVALGHTRKAMQVAYAATAARTAVASAGGVAASLSQSQLADLGEELVNSQFSQSQESQADDYSFDLLKKRGIKREGLATSFEKLAKLDAGHESSMFDSHPSSEGRAKHIRERIATEK; via the coding sequence ATGGCAATTCGTTCTTCTGTGCTGGCTCTGTGTGTCGCAACGTTGCTGACCGGCTGCCAGAATTTAAACACCAATACCTTAATGCAATCCGGCGCACAGGCTTTCCAGGCAGCGACACTCAGTGATGCTCAGGTTAAAACACTCAGCGATCAGTCCTGTGTGCAAATGGATAAAGAGGCAAAAATTGCCCCTGCCGACAGCAAATACACGCAGCGCCTGAATAAAATTGCAGATGCGCTGGGGCACGATATCAACGGTACGCCAGCGAATTATAAGGTGTATTTGACAAAAGATGTTAACGCCTGGGCAATGGCTAACGGCTGTATTCGTGTATACAGCGGTTTGATGGATATGATGAATGATAATGAAGTAGAAGGTGTACTCGGCCACGAAATGGGCCACGTTGCACTGGGGCACACCCGCAAAGCAATGCAGGTTGCCTATGCTGCGACTGCCGCACGTACCGCCGTTGCTTCTGCTGGCGGCGTGGCAGCATCATTATCGCAATCACAGTTAGCCGATCTGGGCGAAGAACTGGTTAATTCCCAATTCTCTCAATCTCAGGAAAGTCAGGCTGATGACTATTCCTTTGATCTGCTGAAGAAACGCGGCATCAAGCGAGAAGGACTGGCAACCAGCTTTGAGAAACTGGCTAAACTGGATGCCGGTCATGAGAGCAGTATGTTTGATTCTCATCCTTCATCTGAAGGGCGCGCCAAACACATCCGTGAACGCATCGCTACTGAGAAGTAA
- a CDS encoding SprT family zinc-dependent metalloprotease, protein MNTPRIPIASHQAVMRCLRDKLQQANLTLQTDYTEPTVNYQQRGSTAGTAWLQHWEIRLNPVLLQENQQTFIDEVVPHELAHLLVYARFGRVAPHGKEWRWMMESVLHVPAKRTHRFAVQSVQGKTFTYLCDCQRHELTIRRHNRILRGETEYRCRRCGKTLRHDVKSSI, encoded by the coding sequence ATGAACACTCCCCGAATCCCCATTGCCAGCCATCAGGCTGTAATGCGCTGCCTGCGTGATAAATTGCAGCAGGCCAACCTCACCTTGCAGACGGACTACACCGAACCGACGGTAAATTACCAACAGCGAGGTTCTACGGCAGGCACGGCCTGGCTACAACACTGGGAAATTAGGCTGAACCCCGTCTTGTTGCAGGAAAACCAGCAAACCTTTATCGATGAAGTCGTTCCTCATGAGTTGGCTCATCTGCTGGTCTACGCGCGTTTTGGTCGTGTCGCCCCCCATGGCAAAGAGTGGCGCTGGATGATGGAAAGCGTCCTGCATGTCCCGGCAAAGCGCACGCATCGGTTTGCAGTGCAATCTGTGCAGGGGAAGACCTTTACCTACCTCTGCGATTGCCAACGGCATGAGCTAACGATCCGCCGACACAATCGGATACTGCGTGGCGAAACAGAATATCGCTGCCGTCGTTGCGGGAAAACCTTACGTCATGATGTAAAAAGTTCTATTTAA
- the pgk gene encoding phosphoglycerate kinase, with translation MSVIKMTDLDLAGKRVLIRADLNVPVKEGKVTSDARIRASLPTIEIALKQGARVMVTSHLGRPTEGEYNEEFSLLPVVDYLKEKLSSPVRLAKDYLDGVDVAEGELVVLENVRFNKGEKKDDEVLSKKYAALCDVFVMDAFGTAHRAQASTHGVGKFATIACAGPLLSGELEALGKALSEPARPMVAIVGGSKVSTKLTVLDSLSKIADQLIVGGGIANTFVAAQGHNVGKSLYEADLISEAKKLLETCDIPVPSDVRVASEFSETATATLKSVTAIKDEEQILDLGDVSAERLAEILKNAKTILWNGPVGVFEFPNFRKGTEIIARAIAESDAFSIAGGGDTLAAIDLFGIADKISYISTGGGAFLEFVEGKKLPAVVMLEERAKQ, from the coding sequence ATGTCTGTAATTAAGATGACCGATCTGGATCTGGCTGGTAAACGTGTTCTTATTCGTGCGGATCTGAACGTACCAGTAAAAGAAGGGAAAGTGACGTCTGATGCGCGCATCCGTGCCTCTCTGCCGACCATCGAAATCGCGCTGAAACAAGGCGCTCGCGTTATGGTCACTTCCCATCTGGGACGCCCGACCGAAGGCGAGTACAACGAAGAGTTTTCTCTGCTGCCTGTCGTTGACTACCTGAAAGAGAAACTGTCTTCTCCTGTACGTCTGGCGAAAGACTATCTTGATGGTGTTGATGTCGCCGAAGGCGAGCTGGTTGTACTGGAAAACGTCCGCTTTAACAAAGGCGAGAAGAAAGACGACGAAGTCCTGTCCAAGAAATACGCGGCGCTGTGCGATGTGTTCGTGATGGATGCATTTGGTACGGCACACCGTGCACAGGCTTCAACTCACGGCGTGGGTAAATTTGCCACTATCGCCTGTGCGGGCCCGCTGCTGTCTGGTGAGCTGGAAGCACTGGGTAAAGCATTGAGCGAACCAGCACGTCCGATGGTTGCTATCGTAGGTGGTTCTAAAGTTTCCACCAAACTGACCGTGCTGGATTCCCTGTCTAAAATCGCCGATCAGTTGATCGTCGGTGGCGGCATCGCTAACACCTTCGTTGCCGCACAAGGTCACAACGTGGGTAAATCCCTGTATGAAGCCGATCTGATTTCTGAAGCGAAGAAGCTGCTGGAAACCTGTGATATTCCTGTACCGAGTGATGTGCGTGTGGCTTCAGAATTCTCTGAAACTGCAACTGCCACGCTGAAGTCTGTTACAGCAATCAAAGATGAAGAGCAGATTCTGGATCTGGGTGATGTTTCCGCAGAACGTCTGGCTGAAATTCTGAAAAATGCCAAGACCATCCTGTGGAATGGCCCGGTTGGCGTCTTCGAATTCCCGAATTTCCGTAAAGGAACCGAGATCATCGCGCGTGCTATCGCAGAGAGCGACGCATTCTCTATTGCAGGCGGCGGCGATACGCTGGCTGCGATCGATCTGTTTGGTATTGCAGATAAAATCTCCTACATTTCTACTGGTGGCGGCGCATTCCTGGAGTTCGTTGAAGGGAAAAAACTGCCAGCAGTCGTTATGCTGGAAGAACGCGCTAAGCAGTAA
- the rsmE gene encoding 16S rRNA (uracil(1498)-N(3))-methyltransferase translates to MRVPRIFHPETLPLNGGEVELSDDAANHVGRVLRMNTGQSLQLFDGSNHVFDAEIIAAGKKSVRVSVTAGKLEDKESPLHLHLGQVMSRGEKMEFTIQKSIELGVNVITPLLSERCGVKLDAERMEKKISQWQKIAVAACEQSGRNCVPLVRPAMTLEAWCAEQDNALKLNLHPRATQSINTLPLPVDRVRLLIGPEGGLTATEITMTSEHGFTDILLGPRVLRTETTALTAMTALQVRFGDLG, encoded by the coding sequence ATGCGAGTACCACGCATTTTTCATCCCGAAACACTCCCCCTTAACGGTGGCGAAGTCGAACTGAGCGACGATGCCGCCAACCATGTCGGTCGCGTGTTACGCATGAATACGGGTCAGTCATTGCAGCTATTTGATGGCAGCAATCATGTCTTTGATGCAGAAATCATCGCGGCTGGAAAAAAGAGTGTGCGCGTTAGCGTCACAGCAGGTAAGTTGGAAGATAAAGAATCTCCCCTGCATTTGCATCTGGGACAGGTGATGTCGCGCGGCGAGAAGATGGAATTTACCATTCAGAAATCCATCGAGCTGGGTGTCAATGTTATTACGCCGCTGCTGTCTGAACGCTGTGGCGTAAAACTGGATGCAGAGCGTATGGAGAAGAAAATTAGCCAGTGGCAAAAAATCGCGGTTGCCGCCTGTGAACAGTCTGGCCGTAACTGTGTACCGCTGGTTCGGCCAGCGATGACGCTGGAAGCTTGGTGTGCGGAGCAAGACAACGCGCTGAAATTAAATCTGCACCCACGCGCCACACAGAGCATCAATACGCTACCGCTACCGGTAGATCGGGTCAGGTTACTGATCGGCCCGGAAGGCGGACTGACCGCCACTGAAATTACCATGACCTCAGAACACGGATTCACTGATATCCTGTTGGGGCCACGCGTCTTGCGCACAGAAACCACTGCACTCACCGCCATGACCGCCTTACAGGTACGTTTCGGCGATTTGGGGTAA
- the epd gene encoding erythrose-4-phosphate dehydrogenase, which yields MTIRIAINGFGRIGRSVLRALYESGRRAEITVVAINELASAEGMAHLLKYDSSHGRFSWDVRQECDQLYVGDDCIRLLHQAEIQPLPWRELGVDIVLDCSGVYGSREDGEAHLAAGAKKVLFSHPGTTDLDATVVFGVNHEQLESGHRIVSNASCTTNCIIPVIKLLDDAFGIENGTVTTIHSSMNDQPVIDAYHHDLRRTRAASQSIIPVDTKLSAGITRIFPQFVDRFEAISVRVPTINVTAIDLSVSVRKAVNVNEINALLQKSAHESFRGIVDYTELPLVSADFNHDPHSAIVDGTQTRVSGQHLIKTLVWCDNEWGFANRMLDTTRAMAACGF from the coding sequence ATGACGATCCGTATTGCGATAAACGGTTTTGGCCGCATAGGCCGCAGTGTTTTACGTGCGTTGTATGAATCTGGCCGCCGAGCCGAGATTACCGTGGTGGCGATTAACGAACTGGCGAGCGCGGAAGGCATGGCGCATTTGCTCAAGTACGACTCCAGTCACGGTCGTTTTTCGTGGGATGTTCGTCAGGAATGTGACCAACTTTATGTCGGTGATGATTGTATTCGTTTGTTGCATCAGGCAGAGATTCAGCCATTGCCTTGGCGAGAACTCGGTGTAGATATCGTACTGGATTGCAGTGGTGTCTACGGTAGCCGGGAAGATGGGGAAGCTCATCTGGCGGCAGGTGCAAAGAAAGTGCTGTTTTCTCACCCGGGAACGACGGATTTGGATGCCACGGTCGTGTTCGGCGTCAATCATGAACAGTTAGAAAGCGGGCACCGCATTGTTTCAAATGCGTCCTGCACGACCAACTGCATTATCCCGGTGATTAAGCTGCTGGATGATGCCTTCGGTATCGAGAATGGTACGGTGACGACGATCCACTCATCGATGAACGATCAGCCTGTGATCGATGCTTATCATCACGACCTGCGGCGTACACGCGCCGCCAGTCAGTCGATCATTCCGGTAGATACCAAACTGTCGGCAGGGATCACCCGTATTTTTCCGCAGTTTGTCGATCGTTTTGAGGCGATCTCGGTGCGGGTGCCGACGATTAACGTCACGGCAATTGACCTGAGCGTTAGCGTCAGGAAAGCCGTAAACGTGAATGAAATTAATGCACTACTGCAAAAATCAGCGCATGAGTCGTTTCGTGGTATAGTTGATTATACTGAATTACCGCTGGTGTCGGCTGATTTTAACCACGATCCGCATAGTGCGATTGTCGATGGCACGCAGACACGGGTCAGTGGTCAGCACCTGATTAAAACCTTAGTCTGGTGCGATAACGAATGGGGCTTTGCCAACCGGATGTTGGATACAACACGGGCGATGGCGGCCTGCGGTTTCTAG
- the endA gene encoding deoxyribonuclease I, whose translation MLRKILAIAAVSAGLFSATAQSQNINNFSQAKAAAVEINRDAPGSFYCGCKITWQGKKGTPDLESCGYQVRKNEQRASRIEWEHVVPAWQFGHQRQCWQDGGRKNCNSDPVYREMETDLHNLQPAIGEVNGDRGNAMYGQWNGGASQYGQCEMKVDFKNNLAEPPSRARGQIARTYFYMRDRYQLRLSNQQTQLFEAWDKQYPVTQWECTRNQRIAAKQGNPNPYVQQACQR comes from the coding sequence ATGCTACGCAAAATTCTCGCTATCGCTGCCGTTAGTGCGGGTCTATTTTCTGCTACCGCGCAGAGTCAAAACATCAATAATTTCTCGCAGGCAAAAGCCGCTGCAGTCGAAATTAATCGGGACGCACCGGGTTCGTTCTACTGCGGCTGCAAAATTACGTGGCAAGGTAAGAAAGGCACGCCCGATCTGGAATCCTGCGGTTATCAGGTCAGGAAAAATGAACAACGTGCCAGCCGCATTGAGTGGGAGCACGTTGTACCTGCCTGGCAGTTCGGCCACCAGCGCCAGTGTTGGCAGGATGGCGGCAGAAAGAACTGTAACAGCGACCCCGTCTACCGTGAGATGGAAACGGATTTACATAACCTGCAACCCGCCATCGGTGAGGTTAACGGCGATCGCGGCAATGCCATGTATGGTCAGTGGAACGGTGGTGCATCCCAATATGGTCAATGCGAGATGAAGGTTGACTTCAAAAATAATCTGGCAGAACCCCCTTCTCGCGCTCGCGGCCAGATCGCGCGTACCTATTTCTACATGCGTGACCGCTATCAGTTACGCCTTTCCAACCAGCAGACTCAGCTCTTTGAAGCCTGGGATAAGCAGTACCCCGTCACCCAGTGGGAATGTACCCGCAATCAGCGCATCGCCGCAAAGCAGGGAAACCCTAATCCCTACGTTCAACAGGCTTGCCAGCGCTAA
- the metK gene encoding methionine adenosyltransferase, with amino-acid sequence MAKHLFTSESVSEGHPDKIADQISDAVLDAILEQDPKARVACETYVKTGMVLVGGEITTSAWVDIEEITRRTVRDIGYVNSEMGFDANSCAVLSAIGKQSPDINQGVDRRDPLEQGAGDQGLMFGYATNETDVLMPAPVTYAHRLVQRQSEVRKSGSLPWLRPDAKSQVTFLYDDGKIAGIDAVVLSTQHSEDISQKDLHEAVMEEIIKPVLPAEWLSANTKYFINPTGRFVIGGPMGDCGLTGRKIIVDTYGGAARHGGGAFSGKDPSKVDRSAAYAARYVAKNIVAAGLADRCEIQVSYAIGVAEPTSIMIETFGTEKVSTEQLTLLVREFFDLRPYGLIQMLDLLHPIYQETAAYGHFGREHFPWEKTDKAAQLREAAGL; translated from the coding sequence ATGGCTAAACACCTTTTTACGTCCGAGTCAGTCTCTGAAGGACACCCAGATAAAATTGCTGACCAGATTTCTGATGCGGTTCTCGACGCCATTCTGGAGCAAGACCCAAAAGCGCGTGTCGCTTGTGAGACGTATGTAAAGACCGGAATGGTGTTAGTCGGTGGTGAAATTACTACCAGTGCCTGGGTCGATATCGAAGAAATTACCCGTCGTACCGTGCGTGACATCGGTTATGTCAATTCTGAAATGGGCTTTGATGCCAACTCTTGTGCCGTACTGAGCGCCATTGGCAAACAGTCTCCTGACATCAATCAGGGCGTTGACCGCCGCGATCCGTTGGAACAAGGCGCAGGCGACCAAGGTCTGATGTTCGGTTATGCCACCAACGAAACCGACGTACTGATGCCCGCGCCTGTGACTTATGCACACCGTCTGGTTCAGCGCCAGTCAGAGGTTCGCAAGAGCGGTTCTCTGCCGTGGCTGCGCCCGGATGCGAAAAGCCAGGTTACGTTCCTGTACGACGATGGCAAGATTGCTGGTATTGATGCCGTGGTGCTGTCTACCCAGCATTCAGAAGACATTAGCCAGAAAGATCTGCATGAAGCCGTGATGGAAGAGATCATCAAACCGGTTCTGCCTGCTGAGTGGCTGTCTGCCAACACCAAATATTTCATCAACCCAACCGGACGCTTTGTTATCGGCGGCCCAATGGGTGACTGCGGTCTGACCGGTCGTAAAATCATCGTGGATACCTACGGTGGTGCCGCTCGCCACGGTGGTGGTGCATTCTCAGGTAAAGACCCTTCTAAAGTAGACCGTTCTGCTGCCTATGCCGCTCGCTATGTCGCCAAAAATATCGTTGCTGCTGGCCTGGCCGATCGCTGCGAGATTCAGGTGTCCTACGCTATCGGCGTCGCAGAACCGACATCCATCATGATCGAAACCTTCGGCACAGAGAAAGTGTCTACCGAGCAACTGACGCTGCTGGTGCGCGAATTCTTCGATCTGCGTCCTTATGGCTTAATTCAGATGCTGGACCTGCTGCATCCGATTTATCAGGAAACGGCAGCCTATGGCCACTTTGGCCGTGAACATTTCCCATGGGAAAAAACGGACAAAGCCGCACAGTTGCGTGAAGCTGCCGGTCTGTAA